A window of Longispora fulva contains these coding sequences:
- a CDS encoding type 2 lanthipeptide synthetase LanM family protein, with the protein MTSQWWAAGLLPRERPAGDAPVWARFVAEVLAGLPVAVAPPADDLTGVEGLGRVLRPLVRHAVDGLGAAPEGVARGLAVRLERGLLRIAARCLVTELHACGARGDLTGDTPRRRFGSFVALLSGRAGLAGLFEGYPVLGRLLAQHCAQGVEVTAELLDRYAADRPLIVERLLGGVDPGPLVEVDAGAGDGHRGGRSVAVLRFAGGARVVYKPRPLAVHGLFNEVLDRLGLGLRPVRLVERDEYGWTEFIPVEPCAAPAEVRAFYRRQGALLALLYALDCTDVHYENLIAHRDQPVLIDLETLFHPELPMPTETGVDPAADALGSSVYRVALLPRVVVGDQTALDVSGLGGDAGVLSPFEGLDWEDPGTDRMRVTRRRRPFAGSDNRPRLGDDLPAPELYTEDLVAGFRTGYDAILAGRAALAALLPGFADADVRVVPRATRWYGRLLDETTHPDVLRDAADRHRVLAEQLAAASHDPVRAALIDQELAELWRGDVPLFTGRPGSTDLLGADGPVSPAGGASPMPMTGLDRVERKIAALSRTDRYDQEWIIRAAMATRHRTPLHVPAPPGPPAGWVAPDHDRLLAAARGIADRLVATAYESDGRVNWLGLEPLEDGYWTVAALGAALGSGYCGPALFLDQLATITGTDRYADLARRALVPLPALLDGLARIPELAAIVGPGAFTGFGGIAYTLSCLGPSLDDPGLVEQAVTLTGRAARECTDPGVASGLAGGLAAMLAVHAATGLSAALDTAVDCADRLLASPGTGFVDGSIWDGFAGGSAGGGFADGAAGVGWALGRLADELDAAEHRADAGEPGRGGERYRTAGLATLRSIEPSTMVDLSWCRGLSGWGLAAADPAAADLRSTAVSAVLQAPASADLGLCHGELAALELLATSPQAAQARLRRLGTLLAVVEQSGPTCGTPTGVQSPGLLHGLSGIGHGILLAGFGERLSSALLLQPPKR; encoded by the coding sequence GTGACCAGTCAGTGGTGGGCCGCGGGCCTTCTCCCGCGGGAACGTCCGGCCGGCGACGCCCCGGTCTGGGCCCGGTTCGTGGCGGAGGTGCTCGCCGGGCTACCGGTGGCCGTGGCCCCGCCGGCCGACGACCTGACCGGGGTCGAGGGGCTGGGCCGCGTGCTGCGCCCCCTGGTCCGGCACGCGGTCGACGGGCTCGGCGCGGCCCCGGAGGGGGTGGCCCGGGGACTGGCCGTCCGGCTGGAGCGCGGCCTGCTGCGGATCGCGGCCCGGTGCCTGGTCACCGAGCTGCACGCGTGCGGCGCGCGCGGCGACCTGACCGGGGACACCCCGCGGCGGCGGTTCGGGTCCTTCGTCGCGCTGCTGTCCGGCCGGGCGGGACTCGCCGGCCTGTTCGAGGGGTACCCGGTGCTGGGTCGCCTGCTGGCCCAGCACTGCGCGCAGGGCGTCGAGGTGACGGCGGAGCTGCTCGACCGGTACGCCGCCGACCGGCCCCTGATCGTCGAACGCCTGCTCGGCGGGGTCGACCCCGGGCCGCTGGTCGAGGTGGACGCCGGCGCGGGGGACGGGCACCGGGGCGGCCGGTCGGTGGCGGTGCTGCGGTTCGCCGGCGGGGCCCGGGTGGTGTACAAACCGCGCCCGTTGGCCGTGCACGGGCTGTTCAACGAGGTGCTCGACCGGCTGGGCCTGGGTCTGCGGCCGGTGCGCCTGGTCGAGCGCGACGAGTACGGCTGGACCGAGTTCATCCCGGTGGAGCCGTGCGCCGCACCGGCCGAGGTGCGCGCCTTCTACCGCAGGCAGGGCGCCCTGCTCGCCCTGCTCTACGCGCTGGACTGCACGGACGTGCACTACGAGAACCTGATCGCGCACCGCGACCAGCCGGTGCTGATCGACCTGGAGACGCTGTTCCACCCGGAGCTGCCGATGCCGACGGAGACCGGCGTCGACCCGGCCGCCGACGCGCTGGGCTCCTCGGTGTACCGGGTCGCCCTGCTGCCCCGGGTCGTGGTCGGCGACCAGACGGCGCTGGACGTCTCCGGCCTGGGCGGCGACGCGGGCGTGCTGTCCCCGTTCGAGGGCCTGGACTGGGAGGACCCGGGCACCGACCGGATGCGGGTCACCCGTCGGCGGCGGCCGTTCGCGGGCTCGGACAACCGTCCCCGGCTGGGCGACGACCTGCCGGCCCCGGAGCTGTACACAGAGGACCTCGTCGCCGGGTTCCGCACCGGCTACGACGCGATCCTCGCGGGACGAGCCGCCCTGGCCGCCCTGCTCCCGGGTTTCGCCGACGCGGACGTCCGGGTGGTGCCGAGGGCGACCCGCTGGTACGGCCGGCTCCTGGACGAGACCACGCACCCCGACGTGCTGCGCGACGCGGCCGACCGGCACCGGGTCCTCGCCGAACAGCTCGCCGCCGCCTCCCACGACCCGGTCCGCGCCGCCCTGATCGACCAGGAGCTCGCCGAGCTGTGGCGGGGCGACGTGCCCCTGTTCACCGGCCGCCCCGGCTCCACCGACCTGCTGGGCGCGGATGGCCCGGTGTCGCCGGCCGGCGGGGCCTCCCCCATGCCGATGACCGGACTCGACCGGGTGGAGCGCAAGATCGCCGCGTTGAGCCGCACCGACCGCTACGACCAGGAATGGATCATCCGTGCCGCGATGGCGACCCGGCACCGCACCCCGCTGCACGTCCCCGCCCCGCCCGGCCCCCCGGCCGGCTGGGTGGCCCCGGACCACGACCGACTGCTGGCCGCCGCGCGCGGCATCGCCGACCGGCTGGTGGCCACGGCCTACGAGAGCGACGGCCGCGTCAACTGGCTGGGTCTGGAGCCCTTGGAGGACGGGTACTGGACGGTCGCGGCGCTCGGCGCGGCCCTGGGCTCCGGCTACTGCGGCCCGGCCCTGTTCCTCGACCAGTTGGCGACGATCACCGGCACCGACCGGTACGCCGACCTGGCCCGCCGGGCCCTCGTCCCGCTGCCGGCCCTGCTCGACGGGCTGGCCCGGATCCCGGAGCTGGCCGCGATCGTGGGGCCGGGCGCGTTCACCGGGTTCGGGGGGATCGCGTACACCCTGAGTTGTCTCGGCCCGTCGCTCGACGACCCCGGACTGGTCGAGCAGGCCGTGACCCTCACCGGCCGCGCGGCGCGGGAGTGCACGGACCCCGGGGTGGCCTCCGGGCTGGCCGGCGGGTTGGCCGCGATGCTCGCGGTCCACGCGGCCACGGGTCTGTCCGCGGCGCTGGACACGGCCGTGGACTGCGCCGACCGCCTGTTGGCATCCCCCGGAACGGGCTTCGTCGACGGCTCGATCTGGGACGGCTTCGCTGGCGGCTCGGCCGGGGGCGGCTTCGCCGACGGGGCGGCCGGAGTGGGCTGGGCGCTGGGCCGACTGGCCGACGAACTGGACGCCGCCGAGCATCGGGCCGACGCCGGGGAGCCGGGCCGCGGCGGGGAGCGCTACCGGACCGCCGGCCTGGCCACCCTCCGTTCGATCGAACCATCCACTATGGTCGATCTGTCCTGGTGTCGCGGCCTGTCGGGTTGGGGACTGGCCGCCGCCGACCCGGCCGCCGCGGACCTGCGCTCGACAGCCGTCTCCGCCGTCCTGCAGGCGCCCGCCAGCGCCGACCTGGGCCTGTGCCACGGCGAACTGGCCGCCCTGGAACTGCTGGCCACGAGCCCGCAGGCTGCCCAGGCCCGACTCCGCCGGCTCGGGACGCTGCTCGCGGTGGTGGAACAGTCCGGTCCGACATGTGGGACGCCGACCGGCGTGCAGAGCCCGGGCCTGCTGCACGGCCTGTCCGGCATCGGTCACGGAATCCTGCTCGCCGGCTTCGGAGAGCGACTATCTTCGGCACTGCTTCTGCAACCGCCGAAGCGGTGA
- a CDS encoding helix-turn-helix transcriptional regulator — protein MVSTSSVVVGRETELSLLDERLRAAGRRDCDPVVLLGEAGIGKSRLVAECAALAFVAGMPVLRGRGGSRGAAMPFRPLTEAMASLFRITGPPRAPELAPYRPALARLIPEWRDSARPAGPVNLVDLSEAVLRLLGVVGGDTGCLMVLEDVHDADAESLAVIEYLMDNIAGMPVLLLLSQRPLPGPPLALVREAARRRTATLLELAPLTGDQTRALAAHCLEAGPGQVPEQVLDRLVRHADGNPFVIEELLGAMTDSGALRRVRTADGRPGWRLDGDLGPQIPDTVVRGIAERVDRLGPAGRELLEAAAVLGHRFSLSTLQATTGLEDRQLLSHIRAAADLRLIAPDTAPGDWYAFRHALTAEALLSTLMPVERSALSRRAAEAVERAGVDEDAPFAAELWLAAGESGAAARLLGAAGRRTLAIGASTSAVALLRRAHALSPADGYATPLVEALADAGLSDEAFALAATLPPAGRSTPEREHRAALHTTLAWAAVTSGRYDEAERQAGAARTILGPDPRPVSLAAIDVVAARLLMEVPGPGPDQHVRAEALARGAADVAEAAALPEVACRAWQLLAGLARRDGYEEGDRCLERMLDIAERHALPAWRMQALLRLGVNEFLRTGESARLEQARLAAGELGAIVLGTSLDVNLGLQHVLRGDYPAATAAADRCERATLRMGNPGEHRSVLLTRAALAAHQGQRRLMEYELARFEQHGGDRSPHRALLFGLVRAVCALLEENHALAADELDRALEWELRHPTVYYLAGRYGLRVLVEVLAGRAGQAEHDEIAAAPAARLRWNRQFLLFAGAVLAGRAGRAAEATALFEAACEAAAPFPMAGHLGRRLVAEAAVTDGWEAPVSALRAAEEYFHAAGVPAVTNACRGLLRRLGAGAAQRRTGRDRIPPTLLLQGVTVREFEVLELLGEHPGNQSLAQVLFISPRTVEKHVGNLLTKTGLPDRAALTAYARSLD, from the coding sequence ATGGTGAGCACCTCCTCCGTCGTCGTGGGCCGCGAGACCGAACTGTCCCTGTTGGACGAACGGCTCCGGGCCGCCGGCCGGCGGGACTGCGACCCGGTGGTCCTCCTCGGCGAGGCCGGGATCGGCAAGTCCCGGCTGGTCGCCGAGTGCGCCGCCCTGGCGTTCGTCGCGGGGATGCCCGTGCTGCGCGGCCGCGGCGGCAGCAGGGGCGCGGCGATGCCGTTCCGCCCGCTGACCGAGGCGATGGCCTCCCTGTTCCGGATCACGGGCCCGCCCCGGGCGCCCGAGCTCGCGCCGTACCGGCCGGCGCTGGCCCGGCTGATCCCCGAGTGGCGCGACAGCGCGCGCCCCGCCGGCCCGGTGAACCTCGTCGACCTGTCCGAGGCCGTGCTCCGGCTGCTGGGGGTCGTCGGCGGGGACACCGGCTGCCTGATGGTCCTGGAGGACGTGCACGACGCGGACGCCGAGTCCCTCGCGGTGATCGAGTACCTGATGGACAACATCGCCGGGATGCCCGTTCTGCTGCTGCTGAGCCAGCGGCCGCTGCCGGGTCCGCCGCTCGCCCTGGTCCGCGAGGCCGCCCGCCGCAGGACGGCCACCCTGCTCGAGTTGGCTCCCCTCACCGGGGACCAGACCCGGGCGCTGGCGGCGCACTGCCTGGAGGCCGGGCCCGGGCAGGTGCCCGAGCAGGTGCTCGACCGGCTGGTCCGGCACGCCGACGGCAACCCGTTCGTCATCGAGGAACTTCTCGGCGCGATGACCGACTCGGGCGCGCTGCGCCGGGTGCGCACCGCCGACGGCCGGCCCGGCTGGCGTCTCGACGGCGACCTCGGCCCGCAGATCCCCGACACCGTGGTGCGCGGCATCGCCGAGCGGGTGGACCGGCTCGGACCCGCCGGGCGGGAGCTGCTCGAGGCCGCCGCAGTCCTCGGCCACCGGTTCTCGCTGTCGACGTTGCAGGCCACCACCGGCCTGGAGGACCGCCAGCTCCTCAGTCACATCCGCGCGGCCGCCGACCTGCGGCTGATCGCCCCGGACACGGCCCCCGGCGACTGGTACGCCTTCCGGCACGCCCTCACCGCCGAGGCGCTGCTCAGCACCCTCATGCCGGTCGAGCGGAGCGCACTGTCCCGCCGGGCCGCCGAGGCCGTGGAGCGGGCCGGCGTCGACGAGGACGCCCCGTTCGCGGCGGAACTGTGGCTGGCGGCCGGCGAGTCCGGCGCGGCGGCCCGACTGCTGGGCGCGGCCGGCCGGCGCACCCTGGCCATCGGGGCCAGCACCTCCGCGGTGGCCCTCCTGCGCCGGGCCCACGCCCTGAGCCCCGCCGACGGGTACGCCACGCCCCTGGTCGAGGCCCTCGCGGACGCCGGCCTGTCCGACGAGGCGTTCGCCCTGGCGGCGACCCTGCCCCCGGCCGGGCGGAGCACCCCGGAACGCGAGCACCGCGCGGCCCTGCACACCACGCTGGCCTGGGCGGCGGTGACCTCCGGCCGGTACGACGAGGCGGAGCGGCAGGCCGGGGCCGCGCGGACCATCCTCGGTCCCGACCCCCGGCCGGTCAGCCTGGCCGCGATCGACGTGGTGGCGGCGCGGCTGCTGATGGAGGTGCCGGGGCCGGGGCCCGACCAGCACGTCCGGGCCGAGGCCCTGGCGCGGGGCGCCGCCGACGTGGCGGAGGCGGCGGCCCTGCCCGAGGTGGCCTGCCGCGCCTGGCAACTGCTCGCCGGCCTGGCCCGCCGGGACGGTTACGAGGAGGGCGACCGCTGCCTGGAGCGGATGTTGGACATCGCCGAACGGCACGCCCTGCCGGCCTGGCGGATGCAGGCGCTCCTGCGGCTCGGGGTGAACGAGTTCCTCCGCACCGGCGAGTCCGCCCGCCTCGAACAGGCCCGGCTCGCGGCCGGGGAGCTCGGCGCGATCGTGCTCGGCACCTCCCTCGACGTGAACCTGGGCCTGCAGCACGTGCTCCGCGGCGACTATCCGGCGGCGACCGCCGCGGCCGACCGGTGCGAGCGGGCCACGCTGCGGATGGGCAATCCCGGCGAGCACCGGTCGGTGCTGCTCACCCGCGCCGCCCTGGCCGCGCACCAGGGGCAGCGTCGGCTGATGGAGTACGAGCTGGCCCGGTTCGAGCAGCACGGCGGGGACCGGTCGCCGCACCGGGCGCTGCTGTTCGGCCTCGTCCGGGCGGTGTGCGCGCTGCTGGAGGAGAACCACGCGCTGGCCGCCGACGAGCTCGACCGCGCCCTGGAGTGGGAGCTGCGCCATCCGACGGTCTACTACCTGGCCGGCCGGTACGGGCTGCGGGTGCTGGTCGAGGTGCTCGCCGGCCGGGCCGGTCAGGCCGAGCACGACGAGATCGCGGCGGCGCCGGCGGCCCGGCTGCGGTGGAACCGGCAGTTCCTGTTGTTCGCAGGGGCGGTGCTGGCCGGCCGGGCCGGGCGCGCCGCGGAGGCGACCGCCCTGTTCGAGGCGGCGTGCGAGGCCGCAGCCCCGTTCCCGATGGCCGGACACCTGGGCCGCCGGCTGGTGGCGGAGGCCGCGGTCACGGACGGCTGGGAGGCACCGGTGTCCGCCCTGCGCGCCGCGGAGGAGTACTTCCACGCGGCCGGGGTGCCGGCGGTGACCAACGCGTGCCGGGGCCTGCTGCGCCGACTGGGCGCCGGGGCCGCCCAACGCCGGACCGGCCGGGACCGCATTCCGCCGACCCTGCTCCTGCAGGGTGTCACCGTGCGCGAGTTCGAGGTGCTGGAGCTGCTCGGCGAGCACCCGGGGAACCAGAGTCTGGCCCAGGTGCTGTTCATCTCCCCCCGTACCGTCGAGAAGCACGTCGGGAACCTGCTGACCAAGACCGGCCTCCCCGACCGCGCCGCCCTCACGGCCTACGCCAGGTCCCTCGACTAG
- a CDS encoding penicillin acylase family protein yields MRKLRRVLLWSLVAVLVLVLAGAGYVFWTVRRPLAERSGDLRLAGLSAPVTVRWDAHGIPQVYATTSGDLFRAQGYLHATERFWEMDFRRHVTAGRLAELFGAGQVDTDKYLRTMGWRRVAEAEYAAATPETRGFLDAYAAGVNTWLADHDAGTASLEYSVLGLQNGDYVIEKWSPVDSLAWLKAMAWDLRGNMDDELTRAQLTAGGMDRARVEELYPAYPEARHAPIVPTAGTVADGRYTAEPPPPAPRSLIRDLSEGIEKVAAATRATGLDADGIGSNSWVVAGSRTKSGKPMLANDPHLSPSMPGIWYQMGLHCPSCGFDVAGFTFSGVPGVVIGHNGRIAWGFTNLDPDVTDLYLEKLDGDRYQVDGQWLDLDKRTEVLKVAGGDPVTITVRSTKHGPLMSDTSKEMATAAGVYGMALRWTALDPGHTIDALFAIDRASDWESFRTAASKFEVPSQNIVYADVDGNIGYQAPGRVPVRGKGDGRYPAPGWESDYDWKSFIPFAELPNEYNPARGYVVTANQEVIGAGYPRMLTHDWAFGYRSQRITDLLLASDKLDAAAIGRIQFDNRNGGAEAVVPKLLAVPGSSPARDLLKGWDFQQPADSAPAAFYNATWRALMAHTFDELGTEHAPNGGERYFEVMRSLLADPASPWWDDKRTPAVESQQDILAAAMADAERELTERFGKDPKAWRWGDLHTLTLTNQTFGKSGIGPIEWLFNRGPFPVAGGGGIPNATGWDAPDGYEVTAVPSMRMIVDMSDLDASRWVQLTGNSGHAFDEHYDDQFPLWQKGQDLPMRWNEATIRREAASTQVLRP; encoded by the coding sequence ATGAGGAAGCTTCGCAGAGTCCTGCTGTGGTCGCTGGTCGCGGTGCTGGTGCTCGTGCTGGCCGGTGCCGGCTACGTGTTCTGGACCGTGCGCCGGCCCCTGGCGGAACGGTCCGGCGACCTGAGACTGGCAGGGCTGAGCGCGCCGGTCACGGTCCGGTGGGATGCGCACGGCATTCCCCAGGTCTACGCGACCACCTCCGGCGACCTGTTCCGCGCCCAGGGCTACCTGCACGCCACGGAGCGGTTCTGGGAGATGGACTTCCGCCGGCACGTCACGGCCGGCCGGCTGGCGGAGCTGTTCGGGGCCGGGCAGGTCGACACGGACAAGTACCTGCGGACGATGGGGTGGCGGCGGGTCGCCGAGGCGGAGTACGCGGCGGCGACGCCGGAGACCAGGGGCTTCCTCGACGCGTACGCCGCCGGGGTCAACACCTGGCTCGCCGACCACGACGCCGGCACCGCGAGCCTGGAGTACTCCGTCCTGGGGTTGCAGAACGGCGACTACGTCATCGAGAAGTGGAGCCCGGTGGACAGCCTCGCCTGGCTCAAGGCGATGGCGTGGGACCTGCGGGGCAACATGGACGACGAGCTGACCCGGGCGCAGTTGACGGCCGGCGGGATGGACCGGGCGCGGGTCGAGGAGCTGTATCCGGCGTACCCGGAGGCGCGGCACGCCCCGATCGTGCCGACCGCCGGCACGGTGGCCGACGGGCGGTACACGGCGGAGCCGCCGCCCCCGGCTCCCCGGTCGCTGATCCGGGACCTGTCCGAGGGGATCGAGAAGGTGGCCGCCGCGACCAGGGCCACCGGGCTCGACGCCGACGGGATCGGCTCCAACTCGTGGGTGGTGGCCGGGAGCCGGACGAAGTCGGGCAAGCCGATGCTGGCCAACGACCCGCACCTGTCCCCGTCGATGCCGGGCATCTGGTACCAGATGGGACTGCACTGTCCCTCCTGCGGTTTCGACGTCGCCGGATTCACCTTCTCCGGCGTCCCCGGGGTCGTGATCGGCCACAACGGGCGGATCGCCTGGGGCTTCACGAACCTCGACCCGGATGTCACGGACCTCTACCTCGAGAAGCTCGACGGCGACCGGTACCAGGTCGACGGCCAGTGGCTGGACCTGGACAAGCGCACCGAGGTGCTCAAGGTCGCCGGTGGCGATCCGGTGACCATCACGGTGCGCAGCACCAAGCACGGGCCGTTGATGTCGGACACGTCGAAGGAGATGGCCACGGCCGCCGGCGTGTACGGCATGGCGTTGCGGTGGACGGCGCTGGACCCCGGGCACACCATCGACGCGTTGTTCGCGATCGACCGGGCGTCGGACTGGGAATCGTTCCGCACGGCGGCGTCGAAGTTCGAGGTGCCCTCCCAGAACATCGTGTACGCCGACGTGGACGGCAACATCGGCTACCAGGCCCCGGGGCGGGTGCCGGTACGGGGCAAGGGCGACGGGCGCTACCCGGCCCCGGGCTGGGAGTCCGACTACGACTGGAAGTCGTTCATCCCGTTCGCGGAGCTGCCGAACGAGTACAACCCGGCGCGGGGTTATGTGGTGACCGCCAACCAGGAGGTGATCGGGGCCGGCTATCCCCGGATGCTCACCCACGACTGGGCCTTCGGGTACCGGTCGCAGCGGATCACCGACCTGCTGCTCGCCTCGGACAAGCTGGACGCCGCGGCGATCGGCCGGATCCAGTTCGACAACCGCAACGGCGGGGCCGAAGCCGTCGTTCCCAAGCTGCTCGCGGTGCCCGGGTCCTCGCCGGCTCGGGATCTCCTGAAGGGCTGGGACTTCCAGCAGCCGGCCGACTCCGCACCGGCGGCGTTCTACAACGCGACGTGGCGGGCGCTGATGGCGCACACCTTCGACGAACTCGGCACCGAACACGCCCCCAACGGCGGGGAACGGTACTTCGAGGTCATGCGCAGTCTCCTCGCGGACCCGGCGTCGCCGTGGTGGGACGACAAGCGGACCCCGGCCGTGGAGTCGCAGCAGGACATCCTCGCCGCCGCGATGGCCGACGCCGAGCGCGAGCTGACCGAGCGGTTCGGCAAGGATCCGAAGGCGTGGCGGTGGGGTGACCTGCACACCCTGACCCTGACCAACCAGACGTTCGGCAAGTCCGGGATCGGGCCGATCGAGTGGCTGTTCAACCGGGGGCCGTTCCCGGTGGCCGGTGGCGGCGGGATCCCGAACGCGACGGGCTGGGACGCCCCCGACGGGTACGAGGTCACCGCCGTGCCGTCGATGCGCATGATCGTGGACATGTCCGACCTGGACGCGTCGCGGTGGGTGCAGCTGACCGGGAACTCTGGGCACGCGTTCGACGAGCACTACGACGACCAGTTCCCGCTGTGGCAGAAGGGCCAGGACCTGCCGATGCGCTGGAACGAGGCCACCATCCGCAGGGAGGCCGCGTCCACCCAGGTGCTGCGCCCCTAG
- a CDS encoding 5'-3' exonuclease has protein sequence MAAPLLALDAPSLYYRAYFGVPESITAPDGTPVNAVRGFLDALSTLIRGRAPDRVVCALDFDWRPAWRVALLPSYKAHRVVDEELNAEATPDTLSPQVPILLDILAALGVPAIGSAGFEADDVLGTLAARGPAPVEVVTGDRDLFQLIDDGVSVLYVGRGVANLEVLDDAAVRARYGVPAAAYADFAVLRGDPSDGLPGVAGVGEKTAAKLITAYGDLDGLLAHVHEQPKGLQAKLLAATDYLKVAPAVVRVATDVELPEFDATLPKEPVDPEGLAALAETWGVTGAVGRLTTAMARN, from the coding sequence ATGGCCGCACCGCTACTCGCCCTGGACGCCCCGAGCCTGTACTACCGGGCGTATTTCGGCGTTCCCGAGTCCATCACCGCCCCGGACGGCACCCCGGTCAACGCCGTGCGCGGGTTCCTCGACGCGCTGAGCACCCTGATCCGGGGCCGCGCGCCGGACAGGGTCGTGTGCGCGTTGGACTTCGACTGGCGGCCGGCGTGGCGGGTGGCGCTGCTGCCGTCGTACAAGGCGCACCGGGTGGTCGATGAGGAGCTCAACGCCGAGGCGACCCCCGACACCCTGTCCCCGCAGGTCCCGATCCTGCTGGACATCCTGGCGGCGCTGGGCGTCCCGGCCATCGGCTCGGCCGGCTTCGAGGCCGACGACGTGCTCGGCACCCTGGCAGCCCGGGGCCCGGCCCCGGTCGAGGTCGTCACGGGCGACCGCGACCTGTTCCAGCTGATCGACGACGGCGTCTCCGTGTTGTACGTGGGCCGGGGCGTCGCCAACCTCGAGGTCCTCGACGACGCGGCGGTCCGCGCCAGGTACGGCGTGCCGGCGGCGGCCTACGCCGACTTCGCGGTGCTGCGCGGCGACCCGAGCGACGGGCTGCCCGGGGTGGCCGGGGTGGGCGAGAAGACCGCCGCCAAGCTGATCACGGCCTACGGCGACCTGGACGGCCTCCTCGCCCACGTGCATGAGCAGCCGAAGGGGCTGCAGGCCAAGCTGCTGGCCGCAACCGACTACCTCAAGGTCGCGCCGGCCGTGGTGCGGGTGGCCACCGACGTGGAGTTGCCGGAGTTCGACGCGACGTTGCCGAAGGAGCCGGTGGACCCGGAGGGCCTGGCCGCGCTCGCCGAGACGTGGGGCGTGACCGGGGCGGTCGGCCGGCTGACGACGGCGATGGCCCGCAACTAG
- a CDS encoding S1 family peptidase — MRLTKILFVGALVATALVPGMTAQAGPGAHADDYGIRAGLGAQATDSLAASLGDRSAGTYVDGNGRMVVTVTDADAAAAVYEAGALPQIVSRSGAQLAAATNLLNQEARIPGTSWATDPMTNQVVVSADSTVTGAKLAQLKAAVAKLGDAARMESAPGVLSTRISGGDAIYTSSYRCSLGFNVRSGSTYYFLTAGHCGNLGATWYSNSSHTTTLGTRTGTSFPTNDYAIVKYTNTTVTKSGTVGSVDITAAGNAVVGQSVSRRGSTTGVHSGTVTGLNATVNYAEGTVYQMIKTTVCAEGGDSGGSLYSGGTALGLTSGGSGNCSSGGTTFFQPVTEPLSVYGVSVF; from the coding sequence GTGAGACTCACGAAAATCCTCTTTGTCGGCGCGCTCGTCGCGACCGCCCTAGTCCCGGGCATGACCGCCCAGGCCGGCCCCGGCGCCCACGCCGACGACTACGGCATCCGCGCCGGGCTCGGCGCCCAGGCCACCGACTCCCTGGCCGCCAGCCTCGGCGACCGGTCGGCCGGCACGTACGTCGACGGCAACGGGCGGATGGTCGTCACGGTCACCGACGCCGACGCGGCGGCAGCCGTGTACGAGGCCGGGGCCCTGCCGCAGATCGTCAGCCGCAGCGGCGCGCAACTGGCCGCCGCGACCAACCTCCTCAACCAGGAGGCCCGGATCCCCGGCACCTCGTGGGCGACCGACCCGATGACCAACCAGGTCGTGGTGTCCGCCGACAGTACGGTCACCGGGGCCAAGCTCGCCCAGCTCAAGGCGGCGGTCGCCAAGCTCGGCGACGCTGCCCGGATGGAGTCGGCCCCCGGCGTGCTGAGCACCCGGATCTCCGGCGGCGACGCCATCTACACCAGCAGCTACCGGTGCTCGCTCGGTTTCAACGTCCGCAGCGGCAGCACGTACTACTTCCTCACCGCCGGGCACTGCGGCAACCTCGGCGCGACCTGGTACAGCAACTCCAGCCACACCACGACGCTGGGCACCCGCACGGGCACCAGCTTCCCGACCAACGACTACGCGATCGTGAAGTACACCAACACGACGGTCACCAAGTCCGGCACCGTCGGCTCGGTGGACATCACGGCCGCCGGCAACGCGGTCGTGGGCCAGTCGGTGTCCCGCCGGGGCAGCACCACCGGCGTGCACAGCGGCACCGTCACCGGCCTCAACGCGACGGTGAACTACGCCGAGGGCACCGTGTACCAGATGATCAAGACGACGGTGTGCGCCGAGGGCGGCGACAGTGGCGGGTCGCTGTACTCCGGCGGCACCGCGCTCGGCCTGACCTCGGGCGGCAGCGGCAACTGCTCGTCGGGCGGCACGACCTTCTTCCAGCCGGTCACCGAGCCGCTCAGCGTCTACGGGGTGTCCGTCTTCTAG